The window TGCATGAGAAAATTTTTGCTTTGAAGAAAATGATTCCAGTCGTCAATGATAaaataagcatctgaaagcattaaataaagaaaaacaccttGCTTCCTTGCATAGCAATCCAATCCTCTAACACAAGTGCAACTCCTACAAGAAGGCCTTTGAGTGTCCTCTTACTGTTACATACCACAGTCTCATGGGCTTGTAACATTCgtttcttcttaatttttattgaagtatagttgatttgcaatattatcTCAATTTCTGCTAAGCAAAGTGatcttatatatatacaaatatacctcattatatatatttctactttattacaGGATGTTGAGTACAGTTTTCTATGTTATACATTAGGATCTTGTTTATCTGTATTCATTCTTAATAGAATTTATTTCATCACAGTAATTGACTACAGGAGAGTTGTGATCTTAAGGGTCACTGGCACAAAGGTATTGAAACATCCCATGATTTAACTTTTAcagttagaaattaaaaattacttttgatACAAAACTGtaactgagagggtaacaggcaggaaggccaggggtctccaaatagaggaaatagcctgcaagtgtcagacattttttatctctcttaagcggcaggaggaaacaaactagcaatattttttccttctctatacaaatttaaagggaggtttctcttaaaatactgtgttgccataatgacacccggtttcgcctgaagttagctattctcgagtctagagataaccaatgcctttttcttatggaaatgtttgtcttaagctatgctaatgtactatgcctttaccccaaactctgtctccaagtcggttccgcctcttggcccagaacctacttgacaaaccagtatggatattgttcccctaatctatgtaaatgaaactatttgtatggtggtctgcccttcttcaagattcaagttaatcattttatggcccaggataaaccatttggtgccaagattatcccaaaatgcatcttatgggtgaggggcctggtaccattctgaattttaagacactcctttcttttattaacagactgctagtgactatataacatccagctaaagactagcagaggggtactctttctgcccccttctgatgcctatgtcagaagctttctctatctcctttatactttaataaaactttattacacaaaagctctgagcgatcaagcctcgtctctggccctggattgaattcttctcctccgggggccaagaatcccggtgtattcgcgtgattcaacaacaacctttcataacTAAACCTAGGAAAATGCCTGAGGATGAATTAGCTGACCTTCTATGCACAGGATAAAACTAACTGTTATTGTATAATGATTAACTGGAAAAAACTGCAAGGTTTTAAAGAATACTCATAAGTAAAATGGGAactttttctttccagaaatGAAAAACTAGTTTCTTAGCTAAGAAAAGCTTCCAAAAGACTCAGTAAAATATTTGAAACTACAaaaactgtttgaaaaaaaaaaaaaactttaatcatATACAATAAACATATTGGGGGATTATACTGAGgtacaaataacaaaaaataccCAAAGGCTTCCTGACAGAAGGAAGGTGTTTATTCTTATGGGGAAACAAAGTCTTTTCCACATTGTTCATATTTTATAGGATTCCTGTCCAATGTGAATGTTTTCATACACCAGCACATAAGAGAAAGTGAAggttttcctgaatatttttcaATCATTGGATGTTTCTACAGTATGGGTTCTTAGATGTTTACTTACACATTCCTTACATTTATAAGGACCATCTCCAGCATGTGTTATTTTGTGTTTCTGGAGGCTTTCCCATATTCCATACACTCATAGTATTTTTCTCCACTGTGGATTTTTTAATGCCTTCGAAGAGAGCTGGGCCAAAAGAATACTTTAGAGCATGTTTTACATACATATGTTGTCTCTCCTGTGTGACgtcttttgtgtttctctaaGGAACTCAAATAATGGAAGGCTTTACCACTGCTTAcattcatagggcttctctgCCCTGTGAATTCTTTCACGTTTTTTAATACTTTCAGGACCTTTAAAGGCTTTTCCACATTGTTTACATTGATATGGTTTCTCTACATTGTGACTCCATTTATGCTTTTGAagatcacaggaaaaaaatgaatcctTTCTCACATTTCTGACATTTGAAAGGTAAATCACCAGTGTGTGTTACCATGTGTCTTTGAAAAGTTACTTTCCACATGAAGGCGTTCCTACATTCTttacattcataaggtttctctccagtgtgactCCTTTCATGTATTTTAAGAGAATTGAAATTAATGAATGCTCTCTCACACTCCTTACATTTATAAGGGCCATCTCCAGTGTGTGTTATCATGTGTTTCTGGAGGCTTTCCTTAAATCTGAAGACTTTCCCACATTGTATGCACTCATTTGGTTTTTTCCACTGTGGATTGCTTCATGTATTTGAAGAGCACTGGCACAAGTCAATACTTAAGAacatattttacatacatattgTGTCTCTCCTGTGTTAACTCTTTTGTGTGCCTTTAAGGAACTCAAATTATTGAAGGTTTCCCCACACTggttacattcatagggtttcccTCCCCTATGAATTCTTTCATGTACTGGAACACTCTCAGGACTTTTAAAGGCTTTTCCACAGTGCTTACTTTGATTGGGTTTCTCTCTATTGTGTTTCCTTTCATGACTTCTAAGCCAACTGGGAGTAAGGAATGCTTTCTCACACTTCTGACATTTATAAGGTAAATCTCCAGTGTGTGTTAACATGTGATTCCGGTAAGTTATTCTCCACaagaaggctttcccacatttcttacattcatagggtttcttcCCTGTATGAGTTCTTTTGTGTTGTTGCAAAGAGTTTTGATATAAGAAAACTTTTCCACATTGTAAACATTCATAGCATTTCTCTCCAGTGTGACTCCTTTCATGTGATATGAGAGCACTGGGAGAAAAGAATGCCTTCCCACATTCTTTGTATTTACATACCTTCTCAGCGTACTTTCGATGTTCTCTTGATTTGTCTTCAATGTGACATTTCATGTATCTAGTAAGGGATGAACCACTCATGATGGTATTTTCATATGCACTGCATTCCCATGGTTTTAAATCAGGAGTTTCCCCCCTCATTTTGAGAGTTTTAATAAGATTGAAGTTTTCTCCAAAGGAACTAATGTCTTTACTTTCAGAGAGTTTCTCTATCATTGGCCTTCTGTAAATAATAAGAACAACATTCTAAATacctttattattttacatttttgtatttattatgaTTTATAGGAATAGTGAGGCTTTCTATCATGTGTGAATTGTAACAAGTTGAATATACAAAATGCTTTTCAACAGAATTTCAACCTTTCTGTTAAAAAGTgatattgagggcttccctggtggcttagtggtaaagaatccacctgccaatgctggagacacgggGTCAATCCTGGGTCTTGGAAGATTCCATACGCTGTGGAGAAACTAAGCTCTTGTACCACAACTATTTAGCCTAAACTCTACGGCCTGAGACCAAACGTACCAAAGCCCACACTCTAcaataagaaatacataaataataaaattatttaaaaaaacccttATATTCAAATGTAGAGTTTATGAATATGAACTATAAACAAATTACATTGGAAACATGGAACATTTCTtccatatttaagaaaatattttggagagattttcaagaataaataaatttgaagatggggctatttcttttctttgattcctataaaattttcattatacACCAAAATTTGGACATGAGACATGCTGGGTATCATGAATATGGCTCACCTTAATTTTTTCCCATGGTTTTTCTCCTGTTCATCAATGTCATGATGATCTGGCCGTTTTGCCACTGAAATgcagaaccagaaaaaaatatgacCCAAAGTactagaaattaaagaaaaattcattgGATTTTAGGTCCATGATGAATTCTGACCCTGCccagtttgtatttctttctttttttttcctgccatgttgtgcagcttgtgggatattacttcctgaaccagggattgaacccaggccagaGAGGTCAAAGAGTCAAGTCCTAACTTTTGGACTGCAGGAGAACTGCCCTTTCTTCCCTCATAGTTTCTCTACCAATGTATTGTCTTTCCACACTCCACATCTTTGAACACTACAGACAGGTAAGAAACACCTCTAATAGATCAATATAGGGAATTTTGTCATTCTTACCTACTGATGCCAGATTCCTGATGTTTTCCAACATCACGTCTCTGTGGAGTTTCTTCTGTGAGGAATCCAGTAAAACCCACTCCTCCCAGGTGAAATTCACAGCCACATCCTCAAAGGCCAATGAGTCCTAAAACATCCAAAATATGTGCACAGTGAGACGCATGAGACTGACACACTAGACATTTATACTCCACTTGTAAATATTATGCAGCTTACGTATGATTCTGTTCTTTGACAAGAGTTATGCTATGACTTGATCATGAGAAACTTACACTCCACACTTCCTCAATAATGGAATAGCATcatgaagaaatgaaattatttacacatCATTTCTATGGTCACAGTATTACTTATATCACAATCATGGCCAAGCCAGAGAATGGAGGGAAATGACAGGAATCCTTTACAAATGAAACAAATACAATTTCAGAAACACTGATTTCCTGTGGAAAAAttctttcatcttcttccttATGGTCTACATTTTACACTACCCCATGGGGCAGATGATCAACATTGCATAGGGTTTCAATGAATAAAAACCCAGTAAAAAACTGGAAAGCCTTTTCTAATTGTACAACCTAACATCAGAAGCCAGGTGACCAGTATAACTCAAATTTGACCAAAGCCCAGCTGTCCACACTGTCCCAATGTCCTCCAggtcttttgaaaacaaaatcacCTGTACCTGCCTGAATATAAATATTCTGCTGAAGAAACACTGCCTTTAAGTTGGTTGATAATAATCACAGAacctgcttttctcttttctctacataaAACTTGATGCAGATAGCAAATGATTTCAACCTTAGACCTCAGAGATGAAGAATCACTAACAGTATGTTAGACCACAAAATTTACTCTACCCAAGTGCCTCTGGGCACTTTGAGCTAAACTTTAAACACACAGTGCAATTACACACCAGAAAGACTCTTTGTCATCACAAACTAACAGTATATCCTGGGCCTTACTGCCTTTAAGTACAGGTTAAGAGCTACAGCTACATCAACATCCATAATGCTTTGAGGATGAATTTTCCTGTGATCATAAAACATGTGGGGGTATCATCATTGGCTTCCTCCAAAGGAACATAAGGCTTCTATCCTGCAATTTCAAGAACAAATGTTTTGCCAGTAGCCACTATAACCCCAGAGAGGCGTAAATCTAGTCTGTGGTTTGTGAATTTAAATGTGATTCTCCATCTcacaagaagagagtgaaaaacttgaaaTAAAGAAGTTATCCCACAACCATCAGAGCATGACTCAAAGGTCAAGCTGGAGTCCTAAtactgggaaaagaaaagaaagacattttaaaaattcctcaaaTATTTTGTTCTAAAGGCCTGTATGCCCAAAACACCTGTTTCACTAGAGTCTAACACAAaggctaaaaatataaaaaaacacagaacaaaatatTCATGAAACCTGACATGACATGACATTTTATTAATGGAATATTTCAGGTACAGCTAGtgaaaataactaaatgaaaaaagagacagaaatcacAAGCACTGAGGTTTTCCTAACATTAATGACAGACAACACCTGTCCAAGAAGCTCAGTGAACAAAAAATCAAAACTCCTAAAATGGAGACCAATGCATGTTATAttcaaaaggaggaaaaaacaaaggcaaagagaatatattataaaaagcCAGAAGTAAACTTTTATGTACAGGAAAAGACTACAATCAGATTGGACTTCTTTTCAGGACAAACATAAGCTAAAACAAGAATCAAGTTGActgaaatatttaatgatatcacatttaaaaaaaaacttcctagAATTTTGTTAGTAAGCACAATTAGGAAAATTAAGAATACAAAGCCATTTTGAGGGAAAAATTGAGGGAATTCGTCATTAATATAACAAGTTTGAAAGATACCTTTGAAAATTCATTAGAAATGGGTATTTGCTGGTGGTCAgcggttgagaatccacctgccaatgcagtggacacgagtttgatccctgctttaGGAACAGCCCACAGACAAAGTGGCAACTAAGCCAATGGGCCACAAGTACTGACTCTGATCTAGAGCCCTAgagccagaactactgagccagcaTACTGCTACTACTGAAGCTCTTGCCCATAGAATCGATGCTCCACAAGAAAAGGCATCCCAACGAGACAACTGCTCACCGCAAGTAGAGACTGGCCCTCTCttactgaaactagagaaagcctgcgtgcagcaaggaagacccagcgcagccaaaaataaataaataaataaataaatctttaagaaaaaattcaTCGGAAAGAATATAAATTATGCAGGTGGACTGACTAAAAGTAGCattcttcttgttcagttgctcagtcttttctgactctttgtggtcctatggactgcagcacgcctggcaccgttgtccttcactatctcctagagtttgctcagattcaatGATAAACATGTAGTCATTATGACtacaagggaagaaagaaagaactaatATGAGGAAGACATacaggagaaatgaaaatttaaaggaCTTAGTAAAATCAGGCACCCATTTATCATCACAAACAAGAAATAGAGGCAACTTCTACTTCCTAAGAAAGAACATGTTCCTGAATTCTGTAGGTAAATTCAAATAGTCATTCTGTGGCACATAACTGTGTCTGTGAAACATTTGAAAGATACTCCAACAACAGATAACTCTTGGTTAAGGAGACATATTCAGAGTCTTCCCTGGTAGCCtggtgcttaagaatctgccttgcaacacaAGGGATGCAGGTAAGAACCCTGCTCCAGGAATTAAAGTCCTGCACATCCCAGGGCAACCAAGCATGCCTACTTTAGAGCCCCTGGTCCATAACAAGAGAGGCTGAGGTGCCTGAACTACAGATAAGTCAGCAAGCTGCAGCAAAGATCCAAAGCAGTCAACGTAAAgataatgagaataataataataatctggaaaataaaaagttgaaacttCAAAAACAACGGGGCAAGATTTATCCTAATATTGGAAGAAAGTCAGTATCTTCCTAGAGAGCCACATGGAAGTtggacaaagaaaaggaaaggaaattcaaatgaaaatagaAGGTTTTTAACAAATAGTGCAAGAATTAATAGATattcacaaacacacaaataaaatgaatgttGGCACAGGACTACATATTTTACCAGAAAAACCCTCAAAAccatcacagacctaaatgtacaGTACAAAAGTAATAAACTCCTGCAAAATTTCACAGAAGGAAATTAAGTCACCTTGGCTTTGATGATTAATTTTCAAACAACAAACACAAGgcctataaaagaaaataagtataaTTTCACTTCATTAATAGAAAATGCCTCCTCTGAGAAAGAGAGTGTTAAGAGAATGATAAGCTAAGTCACaggacaggagaaaatatttgcaaatcacttaTGTGATAAATGGGGcattctggtagctcagctgaaaaagagtccacctgcaatgcaggagaccctggtttgattcatgggttggaaagattccctggagaagggataggctacccattccagtattcttgcctggagaatccccatggacagaggagcctggtggactgcagtccatagggtcacaaagagtcagacacgactgggcaactaagcatagcaccaCACATATGATAAATGACTAGTATTCAAAATAGCCCCACAACTATGAAAACTCAATAGTAAGAAGACAAAATAATCCAATTAACAATGGGCAAATGATCTCAACAGTTTACCAAAAAGCATATACAGAAGGGAAATAGGAAATATGAAAACAAGTTGAACATCAAATGTCAATTGGAAACtgcaaataaaacaataaactgtCACTACacactcatgctgctgctgctaagtcacttcagtcatgtccgactctgtgcgaccccatagacggcagcccaccaggctcccccgtccctgggattctccaggcaagaacactggagtggggcgccatttccttctccaatgcaagaaagtgaaaagtgaaagtgaagtcgctcagttgtgtccgactcttagcgaccccatggactgcagcccaccgggctcctccgtccatgggattttccaggcaagagtactggagtggggtgccattgccttctccaacacactcATGACTATCAAGAAAAATACTCAGAATACCAATTAGATGTGATCATCCTCATTCTCAgctattgctgttcagtcgctaggtgGCGACTGTGAGTACCATTCTCCGTATCCCCAGGGACTATAATTAACTATTCCAGGCTCAATAGgggtgctccaggcaagaatactagagtgttttgccatttccttcttcatggaatcttcccagagcagggatccaACTGGaggctcctgaattggcaagggGATTTACTGCTGAGGAAAATGGAATTTGATACCCCTATCAAGGAAGACAGGAGcattctttgaaaacaaaatatactGTTACCTTACTAAGTATCTTAAGACCCAGCTATACCACTCCTTGTTATTTGTTGAAATGAGGACAACTCTTGTATTCACACAAAAGTCATACAGAAATAGTTGTATGGGGCCCAGGGAGCAGAAGTTAACAGGTAAGCAACAAATCCTGCAAGAGTCAAATAATcagtggtacatccatacaatcaAATAATGTTCactaatgaaaaggaatgaagttttaATATCAAACTATGAAAACACATGAAGGAAACTTGTATTAAAACTGTATTGCAACCTGAAAGGAGACAATCTGAAAAAGCTAGAGACTGTATGATTCTAAGTATATGAAGGCCTTCAAGTACGTCCCCTCCACAGGGCCTTAGCTGGGCCCTTAGCCTGAAGACAATGAACCTAGGCTCTGCTCCCCATACAGGTGCTCTACACCACCACTAAAAAGTTAAATACACAAATCCTGTTTGACCAATTCAGCAAAAACACTCAAATCCAGTGTTtatgtgaaaacaagagaagacatGTACAAGCCACGTCTACTACTTCACCCAGAAAACCACAAATAACTTCCcttcataaaaatatatgtcaatCATTATTTTCAACACAAGTAATCCTACTTGAATACTTTTTTGTCTGCAACTGTAAATCCTGGAATGCCATTGGAAATCGACCAAAAGTagagcaccccccgcccccatgaTTTCACCATACTCACGCGGAGAATGAAACCAAGTGAAACAAATGGAATGTAAGAATGGACTATTTCCCAACTGACATTCCCATCTTAAGTCTTCGGAAATATTGTATACGGTTCGTTAAGCTCCATTAATTAAATATATCTTACAgtatagaaaaaagaaacttaaatgaGTAGATCTTCTGAAGAGGACTCACAGGGTAGTTCGTCAATAaagtttccaaaaagaaaaaaaaaaaaaaggaaaacctccATGAAAGGATTTCCTATGGAATATCTGTTCCCAGTAAAAAATCGGGCTAAGAATGGCTATCAGACAACCAACTTCCAGGCGGTTAATCTAGGCTTTCCGCTAAGATAAAATACCTACGAATGTCTCCCCACATCCCGGAAAAATGCCATCCAAGACTGAGCAAAtaggataaaaaaaattaaaatattgggtTTGTTTGAAATGCACCGCAGAGACGAATTGATCATTTCAATCGGAATCTTGGGAATGAGGGGAAAGACCTGGAAGTCTAATGTTTACTGCggctatgggatcacacagagtcggacacgactgaagtgacttagtagaagcagcagcagccagtcataaaaagggcttccctgatggctcactggCAAAATTACCGCCGGCCAACGCAGAAGACGCAGATTTCACCACCGGCGcaaaaaaatcccctggagaagtaaatggcaacccccttcagtattcttgcctggaaaattccacagacagtgtagccaggagggctacagaagtccacggggtcccaaagcaTCGGGCACGATCGAGAAACTAAGGCCTGGGAGCCCCCAGACAACATCTAATCCTACGACCTGGAGAACGAGTCGCGATTGTCCTCTGAAGACCATGCATGTGGTCACGCACAACCTTGGAAAGAAGGGCTGCGCGAGCCGAACTTTCGGCGCGCGGTGACCAGGCCAGACGCCCGGGTCCCGGCTGCTGGGCCATCCCCTCCGCTGCGAGCTGGAGGGGACTGAGGTCCGAGTGGCGCCCCAGACCCAGCGTATCCGGACTCCGGCGGTGACCCCGAGGTGCCGGATCAAACCGTAGCCGGCTTCGGACGGTAGCAACCACTCCACCTCCGGTGTCGGTAACCGAGTCAGCGGACTCATCATTTCAAGTTGCTTGGAAGTTACTCTGAGTCCCTCCCAAGAGCTTCAAAGACTTGCGCAGATCGCAGGGCTTCTGAACGTAAAAGGGACCGAAAGGGTGAAACCGGAAAGACACCGGTCCTTCTCCGCAGGGGGAGAAAGGAAGTCCAGGCATTGGCGCAGAATTGCCCCGCCAACCTGCGGCAGCGGCTTCCTGGCTGGACAGATTCCAGTGTCCCGCCTCTTCCTCCAGAATGACAACCTGTGGGAGGTGGGATTGGACCTCCCCTGGCCTGTTACTTGTGCttggaaaaataatagttttggGGTCTATGATTCCGTTTCAAGATGGAGCAAGTACAGATAAGATGGTGGCCCTGGC is drawn from Bos mutus isolate GX-2022 chromosome 7, NWIPB_WYAK_1.1, whole genome shotgun sequence and contains these coding sequences:
- the LOC138988506 gene encoding zinc finger protein 709-like gives rise to the protein MDSLAFEDVAVNFTWEEWVLLDSSQKKLHRDVMLENIRNLASVVAKRPDHHDIDEQEKNHGKKLRRPMIEKLSESKDISSFGENFNLIKTLKMRGETPDLKPWECSAYENTIMSGSSLTRYMKCHIEDKSREHRKYAEKVCKYKECGKAFFSPSALISHERSHTGEKCYECLQCGKVFLYQNSLQQHKRTHTGKKPYECKKCGKAFLWRITYRNHMLTHTGDLPYKCQKCEKAFLTPSWLRSHERKHNREKPNQSKHCGKAFKSPESVPVHERIHRGGKPYECNQCGETFNNLSSLKAHKRVNTGETQYVCKICS